Proteins encoded by one window of Polaribacter haliotis:
- a CDS encoding RagB/SusD family nutrient uptake outer membrane protein has protein sequence MNNKINKNLKYVAFAILLLSFSCSEDFLDVEATAETEEALTAEKSVELVNAVYNRFLQWQMSSFSWNGLTSITTDDADKGSSTGDTGTDKDILDAIAFDPTTISIGEVWSEHYNANQRITQAITRIPEFDIDEKLKTRLIGEAKFLRALIYFRLVKTFGGVPLISDKSDFSSPDILKRASKEDTYLFIENDLQDAINSLPEKNEYAAADLGRATKGAAKALLAKVSMYQNKWQEVLTLTNEVITSKQYDLTTNYEDIWKEIGENNTESIFEIQAKGGDAPTAGVQGYSVTQGARGDGGWGWGFNTPTEDLANSYEPNDARRDATIIFRGETLFDGRLVPNTVTNAMYNQKAYSSANSDAWETGKNIRILRFAEVLLMNAEAALEVGGDAATPLNRVRKRAGLDDATVVDKMTVWKERRHELAFEHDRYFDLVRQGRAGVILRAHGKNFIDGKHEVFPIPQEQIDKSGGILTQNPMY, from the coding sequence ATGAACAATAAAATAAATAAAAATTTAAAATACGTTGCTTTTGCAATCTTATTACTATCATTTTCTTGTAGTGAAGATTTTTTAGATGTTGAAGCAACAGCAGAAACTGAAGAGGCACTAACAGCAGAAAAATCTGTTGAGCTTGTTAATGCAGTTTACAATAGATTTCTGCAATGGCAAATGAGTTCTTTTTCCTGGAATGGTTTAACAAGCATTACTACAGATGATGCAGATAAAGGAAGTAGCACTGGAGACACTGGAACTGATAAAGACATTTTAGATGCAATTGCTTTCGATCCAACAACAATTTCTATTGGAGAAGTTTGGAGTGAACATTACAATGCAAACCAGCGTATTACACAAGCTATAACTCGTATCCCAGAATTTGATATCGATGAAAAACTAAAAACAAGATTAATTGGTGAAGCTAAATTTTTAAGAGCATTAATATATTTTAGATTAGTAAAAACATTTGGCGGAGTACCTTTAATTTCTGATAAATCAGATTTTTCCAGCCCAGATATTTTAAAAAGAGCATCTAAAGAAGATACTTATCTTTTTATAGAAAATGACTTACAAGATGCTATAAACTCATTACCAGAAAAAAATGAATACGCGGCTGCAGATCTCGGTAGAGCAACAAAAGGCGCAGCAAAAGCATTATTAGCTAAAGTAAGCATGTATCAAAATAAATGGCAAGAGGTACTTACATTAACAAATGAAGTTATTACATCAAAACAATACGATTTAACAACCAACTACGAAGATATTTGGAAAGAAATTGGAGAAAATAATACAGAATCTATTTTCGAAATTCAAGCTAAAGGAGGAGATGCTCCTACTGCAGGAGTTCAAGGATATAGTGTAACTCAAGGAGCCAGAGGCGATGGTGGCTGGGGCTGGGGCTTTAATACACCTACAGAAGATTTAGCCAACTCTTATGAACCAAATGATGCCAGAAGAGATGCCACTATTATTTTTAGAGGAGAAACTTTATTTGATGGCAGGTTAGTACCTAATACTGTTACAAATGCAATGTATAATCAAAAAGCATATTCAAGCGCAAATTCAGATGCTTGGGAAACAGGAAAAAACATAAGAATTTTACGTTTTGCAGAAGTTTTATTAATGAATGCTGAAGCCGCTTTAGAAGTTGGTGGAGATGCTGCAACACCTTTAAACAGAGTAAGAAAAAGAGCTGGTTTAGATGACGCTACTGTTGTTGATAAAATGACAGTTTGGAAAGAAAGAAGACATGAATTAGCTTTTGAACACGATCGTTATTTCGATTTAGTTAGACAAGGTCGCGCAGGAGTAATTTTAAGAGCTCACGGAAAGAATTTTATTGATGGGAAACATGAGGTTTTCCCAATACCACAAGAACAAATAGATAAAAGTGGAGGAATTCTAACTCAAAACCCAATGTATTAA
- a CDS encoding SusC/RagA family TonB-linked outer membrane protein, with protein MKIKIFCLFFCLTIGQVALAQKKIEGVVTDKNSIPLPGASIIVKGTTTGVQTDFDGNFSLKAKNGEVIVVQYLGYATREVLITTETKYKIILQEEQNSLSEIVVVGYGTRKKAVLTSSVVSIKGEELANEPVLNATQALQGKAAGVQIIASDAPGQASKVIIRGLGTVLGNENPLYVVDGILTDNINNINTSDIATMNVLKDASALAIYGNRASNGVLIITTKKGKKGKIKLTFDTFTGARTILSNVKLANSNEFITYSNEAILRDLQRDGDPTNDNDKSDFILSGQPYNTNWLDAITRVGRVSNYNISASGGSEKIRGFFSAGFNKEEGILKGNDFSRLTLRSNIDYDLNSKLKFSNSINVQLANSVPKSFGAFTTAYKQSPIVPIRDENGAYGSSIGINNVGNPVKDLDFQDEKQRYFKVQGSFKVDYKILESLSYTSAFSIETEYARFHNFQDRLGSFLANNPSNSEQLYFNGNADREKTFLSVTHTNFYHWFIDNYLTYTKTFNEVHNVNATLGMSSEEDRSEFLSGSAVNVPTNNSLRYNLSTGDDNETRSSSGGFSPHKRLSSYFARVNYDYDNKYLLSASYRRDGSSQFKKGFKFGNFYAVSAGWVLTNEAFMKNSSFNKLKLRAGYGELGNQNVPLQIVTLSTGAGGFYPFGANQNLNQGTTISSTLAENLSWETTKELNFGAEFTLFDYKLSGEVDFYIKKTSNAILQIKLPDVFGIDPYLDHIGEIENKGIETTLNWQDEINENLKYNVGLNFALNKNKLTKVTNPYFNESIGGDLGNGQYTKRVRVDQPIGSFFLYDVIGIDDKGEFVYDDVNNNGITDEGDRKFMGSFIPKYNIGFNFGLNYRNFDLAVDTYTSLGAKVYNGKKAQRFGNENIEQSVFNNRWTSGRPSNTGSRAFNEVPLSSNYYLESADFFRINNITLGYTLKENTTNFFNRVRIYATAKNPLIIKKFSGFTPELPGGALGNAGIELGAYPTLRSFFIGINTSF; from the coding sequence ATGAAAATAAAGATTTTTTGCTTGTTTTTTTGTTTAACTATAGGACAAGTTGCTTTAGCTCAAAAAAAAATAGAAGGAGTTGTTACCGATAAGAATAGCATCCCTTTACCTGGTGCTAGTATTATTGTAAAAGGTACAACAACAGGAGTACAAACCGATTTTGATGGTAATTTTTCTTTAAAAGCTAAAAATGGAGAAGTAATAGTTGTACAATATCTAGGTTACGCCACAAGAGAAGTTCTAATTACTACAGAAACAAAGTATAAAATTATACTTCAAGAAGAACAGAATAGTTTAAGTGAAATTGTTGTAGTTGGTTATGGTACTCGTAAAAAAGCAGTTCTTACTAGTTCTGTTGTAAGCATTAAAGGAGAAGAATTAGCAAATGAACCGGTATTAAATGCTACACAAGCATTACAAGGCAAAGCGGCTGGTGTGCAAATTATTGCTTCTGATGCTCCTGGCCAAGCTTCTAAAGTAATCATTAGAGGATTAGGAACTGTTTTAGGAAATGAAAACCCATTATATGTTGTCGATGGTATTTTAACAGATAATATTAACAATATTAATACATCTGACATTGCTACAATGAATGTATTAAAAGATGCATCTGCCTTGGCTATTTATGGAAATAGAGCTTCAAACGGAGTTTTAATAATTACAACTAAAAAGGGAAAGAAAGGGAAAATTAAACTAACGTTTGACACTTTTACTGGTGCAAGAACTATATTAAGTAACGTGAAGTTAGCGAACTCAAATGAGTTTATTACTTATAGTAACGAAGCTATTTTAAGAGATTTACAAAGAGATGGTGACCCTACCAATGATAACGATAAAAGTGATTTTATTTTATCTGGCCAACCATATAATACAAACTGGCTAGATGCAATAACAAGAGTTGGTAGAGTATCTAATTATAATATATCTGCTTCTGGTGGGTCTGAAAAAATTAGAGGTTTTTTTAGTGCCGGTTTTAATAAAGAAGAAGGTATTTTAAAAGGTAATGATTTTAGTAGACTAACGCTTCGTAGTAATATAGATTATGATCTTAATAGTAAGTTAAAGTTTTCTAATAGTATAAATGTACAGTTAGCGAATTCAGTTCCTAAAAGTTTTGGAGCTTTTACAACGGCTTATAAACAATCTCCAATTGTACCTATTAGAGATGAAAATGGGGCTTATGGTTCTTCTATTGGAATTAATAATGTTGGTAATCCTGTAAAAGATTTAGATTTTCAAGATGAAAAGCAACGTTATTTTAAAGTACAAGGTTCTTTTAAAGTCGACTATAAAATATTAGAATCCTTATCTTATACTTCTGCTTTCTCAATAGAAACAGAATATGCACGTTTTCATAATTTTCAAGATAGACTGGGTTCTTTTTTAGCAAATAACCCATCAAATTCAGAACAACTTTATTTTAACGGAAATGCAGATAGAGAAAAAACATTTTTATCTGTAACACATACTAACTTCTATCATTGGTTTATAGACAATTACTTAACCTACACTAAAACATTTAATGAAGTGCATAATGTAAATGCAACTTTAGGAATGAGTTCAGAAGAAGATAGATCTGAATTTTTATCTGGTAGCGCTGTTAATGTGCCAACAAACAATAGTTTAAGGTATAATTTAAGCACTGGTGATGATAATGAAACAAGATCATCTTCTGGTGGTTTTAGTCCACATAAACGATTAAGCTCCTACTTTGCAAGAGTAAATTACGATTATGATAATAAATATCTCTTAAGTGCTTCTTACAGAAGAGATGGTTCAAGTCAATTTAAAAAAGGTTTTAAGTTTGGTAACTTCTATGCTGTAAGTGCAGGTTGGGTGTTAACAAATGAAGCTTTTATGAAAAACTCTTCTTTCAATAAGTTAAAATTAAGAGCTGGTTATGGAGAATTAGGAAACCAAAATGTGCCTTTACAAATTGTAACTTTATCTACAGGTGCTGGAGGTTTCTATCCTTTTGGGGCTAATCAAAACCTTAATCAAGGTACAACTATATCTTCTACTTTAGCAGAAAATTTAAGTTGGGAAACTACAAAAGAATTGAATTTTGGTGCTGAATTCACTTTATTTGACTACAAGTTAAGTGGAGAAGTAGATTTTTACATCAAAAAAACTTCAAACGCTATACTTCAAATAAAATTACCAGACGTTTTTGGAATAGACCCATATTTAGATCATATAGGTGAAATAGAAAACAAAGGAATAGAAACTACTCTTAATTGGCAAGACGAAATTAATGAAAACTTAAAATATAATGTAGGCTTAAATTTTGCTTTGAATAAAAACAAATTAACAAAGGTTACCAACCCATATTTTAATGAGTCTATTGGAGGAGATTTAGGAAACGGGCAATACACAAAAAGAGTTAGAGTAGACCAACCAATAGGTAGTTTTTTCTTATACGATGTAATAGGAATAGATGATAAGGGAGAATTTGTATATGATGATGTTAATAATAACGGAATTACAGATGAAGGAGACAGAAAGTTTATGGGATCTTTTATTCCTAAATACAATATCGGTTTTAATTTTGGTTTAAACTATAGAAATTTTGACTTGGCAGTGGATACATACACAAGTTTAGGAGCTAAAGTATATAATGGTAAAAAAGCACAACGTTTTGGAAACGAAAACATAGAGCAATCTGTATTTAATAATCGCTGGACTTCTGGTAGACCAAGTAATACTGGATCTAGAGCTTTTAATGAAGTGCCTTTATCTTCTAATTACTATTTAGAATCAGCAGATTTTTTTAGAATCAATAATATAACTTTAGGATATACATTAAAAGAAAATACTACTAATTTCTTTAACAGAGTAAGAATTTACGCTACTGCAAAAAACCCCTTAATTATTAAGAAATTTTCTGGATTTACACCAGAATTACCTGGAGGAGCATTAGGAAACGCTGGTATAGAATTAGGTGCATACCCTACATTAAGATCATTTTTTATAGGAATTAACACATCATTTTAA
- a CDS encoding J domain-containing protein, with the protein MFGGGQSARGQQRTQSGGDIQAEMPITLLEAYEGSKRTFKINTDNLRITIKPGSYDGQQLKIKGKGQPGFKGGNRGDLHIILKVEPDNRFERKNDNLLYTTSIGLYTAILGGKIEIPTLTGIVKITVPKESETGKTLKLKGKGMPIYGKALQYGDLLVKLTINLPKNITKEEEDLFKKLQFLREKQTVNK; encoded by the coding sequence ATGTTTGGTGGTGGGCAATCAGCAAGAGGTCAACAAAGAACTCAATCTGGAGGAGATATTCAGGCAGAAATGCCAATTACACTTTTAGAAGCCTACGAAGGAAGTAAACGCACGTTTAAAATTAATACTGATAATTTAAGAATCACTATAAAACCTGGTTCTTATGATGGACAACAATTAAAAATAAAAGGAAAAGGACAACCAGGTTTTAAAGGCGGAAACAGAGGTGATTTGCATATCATTTTAAAAGTGGAACCAGATAATCGATTTGAAAGAAAAAACGACAATCTATTATACACAACTTCTATAGGTTTATACACAGCTATTCTTGGTGGCAAAATTGAGATTCCAACACTTACAGGAATTGTGAAAATTACAGTCCCTAAAGAAAGTGAAACAGGTAAAACTTTAAAACTGAAAGGTAAAGGAATGCCAATTTATGGAAAGGCTTTACAATATGGAGATTTGTTAGTAAAACTAACCATAAATCTTCCAAAAAATATTACAAAGGAAGAAGAAGATTTATTCAAAAAATTACAATTTTTAAGGGAAAAGCAAACTGTAAATAAATAA
- a CDS encoding helix-turn-helix transcriptional regulator, giving the protein MANYFISLKIQLLIQYVYDYNFPPKEQIIDYLADKDLEVSSRTLDRYFARIRADFGIEISYNSLKKGYFIDEEKSVKVASFFKFLEIIQVADIFSNSLKDSNKILEYVSFDDSTNFKGIENLKDILLAIKQEKEIDFIHENYEKNSKKKYTITPLILKEYLNRWYVVGAINEGNEIRTFGIDRISKIEITNLSTKKRENYTEKLEKFKHTVGLTYWEGDPVNVSLLVDELHVKYMRSLPLHQSQVILPKNKDNKHQVNFYIYPNYEFMTQILKIGAEVEVLSPKHLRDEIISMLKASLKNYN; this is encoded by the coding sequence ATGGCTAACTATTTTATTTCCTTAAAAATTCAATTACTAATACAATATGTTTACGATTATAACTTTCCACCCAAAGAACAAATTATAGATTATTTGGCTGATAAAGATTTAGAGGTTTCTTCGAGAACATTAGACAGATATTTTGCAAGAATTAGGGCAGATTTTGGAATTGAAATTTCTTATAATTCTCTGAAGAAAGGGTATTTTATTGATGAAGAAAAAAGTGTAAAAGTAGCGTCTTTCTTTAAGTTTTTAGAGATTATACAAGTGGCGGATATTTTTTCTAATAGCTTAAAGGACAGTAATAAAATTTTAGAATACGTAAGTTTCGATGATTCTACAAACTTTAAAGGAATAGAAAATTTAAAAGATATTTTATTAGCAATTAAGCAAGAGAAAGAAATAGATTTTATTCACGAAAACTACGAAAAAAACTCAAAAAAGAAGTACACAATTACCCCATTAATCTTAAAAGAATATTTGAATAGATGGTATGTTGTTGGCGCTATTAATGAAGGTAATGAAATTAGAACTTTTGGTATCGATAGAATATCAAAAATAGAAATAACCAATTTATCAACCAAAAAAAGAGAAAATTACACAGAAAAATTAGAGAAATTTAAACACACTGTTGGGTTAACTTACTGGGAAGGAGATCCTGTAAATGTAAGTTTGTTAGTAGATGAACTGCATGTAAAATATATGCGAAGTCTTCCTTTGCACCAATCGCAAGTAATCTTACCTAAAAATAAAGATAATAAACACCAAGTAAATTTTTATATTTATCCGAATTACGAATTTATGACTCAAATTTTAAAAATTGGAGCAGAAGTAGAAGTTTTAAGCCCAAAACATTTGAGAGATGAAATTATTAGTATGTTAAAAGCAAGTTTGAAAAATTATAATTAG
- a CDS encoding HIRAN domain-containing protein, which yields MKRDYFLRFAIAGFSYYEGAIAFNKLKIGKKLKLKREPRNKYDKHAVALYRKGLKLGYIPRDKNRHLSLLLKNGGVKFDARVQKVNENEHPEIQVEVILYLLTPKKES from the coding sequence ATGAAAAGAGATTATTTTTTACGATTTGCTATTGCTGGCTTTTCTTATTACGAAGGTGCAATTGCATTCAACAAATTAAAAATTGGTAAAAAGCTAAAACTGAAAAGAGAGCCTAGAAATAAATATGATAAGCACGCTGTTGCATTGTACAGAAAAGGCTTAAAATTAGGTTACATTCCAAGAGATAAAAACAGACATCTTTCTTTACTTCTTAAAAACGGAGGTGTAAAATTTGATGCAAGAGTTCAAAAAGTAAATGAAAACGAACATCCAGAAATTCAAGTTGAAGTAATTTTGTATTTACTTACTCCTAAAAAAGAAAGTTAA
- a CDS encoding PcfJ domain-containing protein, whose translation MTQTKNNDAILEIFIVNKCDPCLIEWWIEIKDLFNENYKKRIYEWILFFDNIDDSKTEYNDYQTRSLFNDTVNAIFQLSLDEEWFSQTNHEFNISKKFYHLVFTSGNLTHFQDENDVFYFLKTSIVYSYFYGLIKVPIIEASKVLLPYPNIENQSIFFRTLFSSYSNSCDLILYKNFLYMNFNDMKIFIKIINGKSIRKIKEMPLQYSKKQADIMLHRIPRFLKMKCGVFKEGWYLSKLLSINSDEQFFLDFYHGLRLDHKINIFFIRDFVYWKEVYLFLTQNEPQINTYNRYGLGHISIRDILDYLTYKKYTELKVVHIKKRSLLKLCGIVQDWDFFSHKNISKPNKTISWQNESIEVWVFDLANIKYQINEISDSDMLYHEAVTLKHCVYLYLNDCISKRIRIFSLKTFCKSNYKHSITIELKDKQIIQARGKYNRIAIKEELIILNEWATNFGYKMLA comes from the coding sequence ATGACTCAAACAAAAAATAATGATGCTATTTTAGAAATATTTATAGTGAATAAATGTGATCCATGTTTAATAGAATGGTGGATAGAAATAAAGGATTTGTTTAATGAAAATTATAAAAAAAGAATCTATGAGTGGATATTATTTTTTGATAATATTGATGATTCAAAAACAGAATATAATGATTATCAAACTCGTAGCCTTTTTAATGATACTGTAAACGCAATTTTTCAACTGTCTTTGGATGAAGAGTGGTTTTCACAGACGAATCACGAATTTAATATTAGCAAAAAATTTTATCATTTAGTTTTTACTTCAGGAAATTTAACTCATTTTCAAGATGAGAATGATGTGTTTTATTTCTTAAAAACAAGCATTGTTTACAGCTATTTCTATGGATTAATTAAAGTTCCTATTATTGAAGCTTCTAAAGTGTTACTTCCTTATCCTAATATTGAGAATCAATCTATATTTTTTAGAACTCTTTTTAGTTCTTATTCAAACTCGTGTGATTTAATATTATATAAGAATTTTCTATATATGAACTTTAACGACATGAAAATATTTATAAAAATTATAAATGGTAAAAGCATTCGAAAAATAAAAGAAATGCCTTTACAATATTCTAAAAAGCAGGCAGATATTATGTTGCATAGAATTCCTCGCTTTTTAAAGATGAAGTGTGGTGTTTTTAAAGAAGGGTGGTACTTGTCTAAATTGCTTTCGATTAATAGTGATGAGCAATTTTTTTTAGATTTTTATCACGGTTTGCGTTTAGATCACAAAATTAATATTTTTTTTATTCGAGATTTTGTCTATTGGAAAGAAGTATATCTATTTTTAACTCAAAATGAACCTCAAATAAATACATATAATAGATATGGATTAGGTCATATTTCAATTCGAGATATTTTAGATTATCTTACTTATAAAAAATACACTGAACTTAAGGTTGTTCACATTAAAAAACGTTCTCTCTTAAAACTTTGTGGAATCGTACAGGACTGGGATTTTTTCTCACATAAGAATATCTCTAAACCTAATAAAACCATTTCTTGGCAAAATGAAAGCATTGAAGTATGGGTTTTTGATTTAGCAAATATAAAGTATCAAATTAATGAAATTTCGGATTCAGATATGCTCTATCACGAAGCTGTTACTTTAAAACATTGTGTTTATTTATATTTAAATGATTGTATTTCTAAAAGAATTAGAATTTTTAGCTTAAAAACATTTTGTAAATCTAACTATAAGCATAGTATTACAATAGAACTAAAAGACAAACAAATTATACAGGCAAGAGGAAAATATAATAGAATTGCGATAAAAGAAGAATTAATAATTCTAAATGAATGGGCTACAAATTTTGGTTATAAAATGTTAGCATAA
- a CDS encoding DUF2779 domain-containing protein, which translates to MLSKSRYLKGLKCTKALWLNKFKKEEVFYSDSTKRVFSQGNTAGDLAQQYFPNGQLALVSNYPDSKAIAKTKELIASGETTIYEATFAAKNTLVALDILHKIDGKWHAFEVKSTNSTKNEHIRDAAIQYYVMTNSGIEIEDISIMHFDRTYVRNGELNSKELFTYESVINRIQPFLADIPANIDRFLAVYKNAEPTVLIGAHCKEPYECEFANYCHQLQENKDLINVEQTPKSTDVNYKDDTEIQHFLNQHSYPIYSFDFETIMYGIPEFNQSRPYQQIPFQYSLHFQKDANTEPEHFEFLGNGVDDPREELIKSMIKNFGKKGSILVYSITFERTRIYELIRDFPEYENELTAIANRLVDLAPIYRKHIKTEQTQKKWSLKVVLPTFLPQFSYENLDIQDGMATMDVYRNLSDLSKLDLIEARRNMLEYCKLDTLAVLELYRILN; encoded by the coding sequence ATGTTATCAAAATCAAGATATTTAAAAGGATTAAAATGCACAAAAGCATTGTGGTTAAACAAGTTTAAAAAAGAAGAAGTTTTTTATTCTGACAGCACAAAAAGAGTATTTAGTCAAGGAAATACTGCTGGCGATTTAGCACAGCAATATTTCCCAAATGGACAACTGGCTTTGGTTTCTAATTATCCAGATTCCAAAGCTATTGCAAAAACTAAAGAATTAATTGCTTCAGGAGAAACCACAATTTACGAAGCTACATTTGCAGCTAAAAATACTTTAGTTGCTTTAGATATTTTGCATAAAATTGATGGAAAATGGCATGCTTTTGAAGTGAAAAGCACTAATTCAACAAAAAATGAACATATTAGAGATGCAGCTATTCAATATTATGTAATGACGAATTCTGGAATTGAAATTGAAGATATTTCTATAATGCATTTTGATAGAACCTATGTTAGAAATGGGGAATTAAACTCAAAGGAATTATTTACTTATGAAAGTGTAATCAATAGAATTCAACCTTTTTTAGCAGATATTCCTGCAAATATTGATCGTTTTTTAGCCGTTTATAAAAATGCAGAACCTACTGTTTTAATTGGTGCGCATTGTAAAGAACCTTATGAATGTGAGTTTGCTAATTATTGCCATCAATTACAAGAAAATAAAGATTTAATTAATGTTGAGCAAACACCAAAATCAACGGACGTAAATTATAAAGATGATACAGAAATTCAGCATTTTCTAAATCAACATTCATACCCAATTTATTCTTTCGATTTTGAAACCATTATGTATGGTATTCCTGAATTCAATCAATCTCGCCCTTATCAACAAATTCCTTTTCAATACAGTTTACATTTCCAAAAAGATGCTAATACTGAACCAGAACACTTTGAGTTTTTGGGGAACGGAGTTGATGATCCAAGAGAAGAGTTAATTAAGAGTATGATTAAAAATTTCGGCAAGAAAGGTTCTATTTTAGTCTATTCGATAACATTTGAGAGAACTCGAATTTATGAACTCATAAGAGATTTTCCTGAATATGAGAATGAATTAACAGCTATTGCCAATAGATTAGTAGATTTAGCACCTATTTATAGAAAACATATTAAAACAGAACAGACCCAGAAAAAATGGTCTTTAAAAGTAGTTTTGCCTACGTTTTTACCTCAATTTTCTTATGAAAATTTAGATATTCAAGACGGAATGGCAACAATGGATGTTTATAGAAACCTTTCGGATTTATCGAAATTAGATCTAATAGAAGCTCGAAGGAATATGTTAGAGTATTGCAAGTTGGATACTTTGGCAGTTTTAGAACTTTATAGAATCTTAAATTAG